The genome window CACCCAGATTGTTGAGGTAAAGAGCCATTTCATCCAACTCATCCTTAAACTTCTTGAAGCGGCGCTCCAGCTGGAACAGCTTTGCCCGCACCTTCTTTCCCAAATAATCTATCGCCCATTTAGGATCCTGGATTCGGACAGAAGGCAGCATGATGACCTTATCAAACTCCGCCATATCAAAATGCATCGACATCTTGCGATGACGAACATAAAACAGCATGTGCCATAAAAAGAGGGGCCATATGGTACGGGAATAGGACTCAAGAAAACGCTCGAAATCGAAGATGCGACGGTCGTTGAGCGTCACCATCACACAGGTTTCGTGCAATCCTCTGGCATAACATTGGAAGTTTTCAATGGCATAGGCATAGGTATGGAAGATGTAAGGATTCTCCAACATCTGCTGGGAAGACTCGGTTGAGCCCTGACGCAGATAATCGTAATCGGCATCTACACAGGCTATCATATCCCTACCTACTCCCTTCAGCATACTGGAGATAGCAGCCTTCTTGCCTCGGTCTAAATGCTGGTTACGGGTAGGCAGCATGATATCAAAATAGCGTTTTTCATTCTCAAACTTTCCCAGTACAGAACGCCAGAAGAAGACATCATCATAGCTCTCGACGTAAGCCACAATCTTGCGCCGAGCCTTCTTCGAGGTCATCCTGTTGGCTGCCTCGAAGAACTGGGAATTGATATTATCGGTTAAACGTTTAGCCATAAGCTGAAAAAATCAACATTCAACACTTAACATTCAACATTACGAAATCGTAATATCATTCACATCCGTCACCCTATCGGTCCATCCATCCATGACCACAGCAGGACTGTGGGTGGTCATGATGATCTGGATATTCGGATTAAGCTGCAGCACCAGACCGATGAGCTGCTTCTGCCATTCGAAATGAAGGCTGATTTCCGGCTCATCCATAAAGAGGACGTATGACTGGTTGTCCTCCACCAGCACGGTGAGGAGGATGGCGAGAATCTGCTTCTCACCAGCCGAGAGCTGATAAGGCGAGAGCTGCTCACCTATCTGGTTGAAGCGGATTTCGTTGGCTGTACGAATGATGGTCTTGCCGGTATCCTTGAAAAGATTATCTACCATATCCTGGAACATCTTCTTCGGTTCACTCAGTTTCTGAGCCTTGAAGGCTGCATCCGGTTCGCCACTCTGCAAGACGGCGATGATGCGGTTGCCTATGTTCACCTGGTAATCCAGATACTTGCGCTGCAACTGGAAGAGCTGCCAGTCGAGTTCGGTAACCAGGGTAAGGTCTATCTTGTTGATCATCTCGGCATTCATCAATGGTCTATCTACTGAGCGGATTACATCATATCTAATCCACTTTGCCTCCTCCGGCTCCACCTTCAGATGCACACCTTTGATCATGTGACTAGGGAATTCACCGCCAGCTGCCAAACCCTTTACCACCTTATTCAATATAGTACTCTTGCCCACGCCGTTTACACCACTCAGGATATTGACACGGCGGTCGAGGTTCCAAAGAATATGTTTGGTACCGCTCCAGAGAGATTCAATCTCTATCTGTTTGATATAATCAGCATATTTCTGCATAAGAATAATCTCCTATCTTTAATAGTCAAGAACAGAAAAAGACTATTGTCTTAACTTCTTAACTCCTTTAAGTTTCAAAAAATATACCGCAAATATAGCAAAATTCCTCGAATTTTTGTACCTTTGCACTCGATTTTATTCAAAAATAGGAAGATTTAAATAGAAATAAGGAAAAAATGGATAACAAACGACCTCTTATCGCCCACCTGTGCCTCTTCTGTTCCGGCGCATTCTGGGGACTGATGGCTCCCGTAGGCAAGGATGCCATGCTTCACGGCATCGACGGCATCGACCTGGTGAGCTTCCGTGTATTGGGTGGTGCCCTTCTCTTCTGGCTCACCTCATTATTCACCAAGAAAGAGCATGTTCCAGTAAAAGACATCTTCAAGTTTGCTGCTGCCGGGCTCTTCGCCCTCGTGTTCAACCAGTGTTCTTACACCATCGGTCTGAACATGACCTCGCCTAGCAATTCCAGCATTATGACCACCTCGATGCCTATCTTCGCCATGATTCTCTCCTTCCTGATATTGAAGGAGCCTATCACCTGGAAGAAGGCGCTCGGCGTGCTGATGGGATGTGCTGGTGCTGTCATCATCATCACGACAAGTGCCACAGCAGGCAATGCCAAAGTGGGAAACATCTGGGGTGACCTGCTCTGTATGTCGGCGCAGCTTTCTTTCGCCCTCTACCTGTCGCTCTTCAAGAACCTGCTGTCTAAGTATTCGCTCTTCACCATCAACAAGTGGATGTTCCTCTGGGCAACGGTTCTGATATGGCCTTTCACCATCAGCCACGTGGTGAGCATCGACTTTGCCCATGTTCCGATGAGCACCTGGTGGGAAACGGGCTACGTGGTTCTCTTCGGCACCTATCTGGGTTACATCTGCATGATGATTGGTCAGAAGACGTTGCGCCCTACCGTGGTAAGTGTATATAATTATGTGCAGCCGCTGGTATCGGTTACCGTGAGTGTTATCGTGGGTCTCGCCGTATTCAAGGGTATGCAGGCCATCGCCGCCATCCTCGTATTCTCTGGTGTATGGCTCGTGGTAAAGAGCAAGTCGAAGCATGATATCGACAAGCACGACCACAGCCTGGCTTACGAGAAAAGACATGCTTAAAAGATATAATGTCGATTTATAAAACTGAAACTGTCCCCATCTGAAATAACAGATGAGGACAGTTTTTTATATAAGAAAAGAAAATCAGCAACCGAAGTAAACCATCAGTCCGCCCAATACGATATAAAGCAGGGCGTATGGGATGGCCGAACGGAGAATCTCTCCATCCTTTCCCTCCATATCGCAGGCTGCAGTCGCAATGGCGATGCTCTGCGGACTGATCATCTTGCCACCCGTGGCTCCCGTGGTGTTGGCAGCAACCAGCCAGTTTTCCTGACCACCCTCCATACCAAAGAATGTGCTCTGCCCCGTCATACCCAACTGATTGGCAACATGAGCCTGGAGCTTGGCAAAGAGGATATTCGAAGAGGTATCAGAACCCGTTACGAAGGTTCCGATTGCACCAATCATCGGCGCAACCAGAGGATAGAAATCTCCCGTTACTGCCACCAGTCCGGAGGCGATGGCAGTAATCATTCCCGAATAGTTCATCACGCTTGCCAGGGCTATCAGCGAACAGATGGTCACCACCGTCTTACGCAGATTCACCGTGGTACGGGCAAGAATCACCATCAATCTCTTAAGGCTCAATCCCTGAATCAATCCACCAATCGTAGCACCCAGGAAGAGCATCAGGCCCGCATTGGATATCCAGCCAAACTTAAAAGTGCTGTCGAGCACTGGCAGATGAACCGCACTCACCAGATGACTCTTGAGGAAAGCATTGACCGGAGGACAGAGTGCTCCGGAAACCAGGATGAATATCAATATAAAAAGGTAAACGCTCCATGCCTTCAGGCTTTCGGCAAGTGTAAAGGTTTCCTTATCCTGCACCTTGCTCTTTCTGGCAAATACCTTGGCGTATGCGATGATGGCGATAATGGCAGCCAGCGAACCGATGATGGCTGGAGTCTCCGAACCGAGATAATAGCCGCAGACAACTGCACTACCACGGAAATCACTCCCACCCAGAGGGCGATGATGAGATTCTTGATAAGATTGTGCTTATCGGTAAGCGTCAGGATGATGAAAGGCAGGATGATAAAGAGAGGTGCCAGCTGGATAATGGCGAAAGCCGAAGTCTCGCAAATCTGTGCCGCCGAAGCCGATCCGCTTTCCGCCACCTCGTTACAGAGCGTAGTAACCGGCACGCCCACGGCACCAAATCCCGTAGCCACGGTATTACCGATTAAGGAAACCAGAGCCGAGAACATCGGTTTGAAGCCGAGTCCGATGAGGATGGCAGCAGGTATCGCCACCGCCGTTCCGAAGCCCGCCATACCTTCGAGCAGTCCACCGAATCCCCATACAAGGAGCAGCACGAGCAGTCCTTTATCATCGGTAATCGATGTAAACTGCTTCTTGATTACCTCTATCTGCTTGCTTTCCACCAGGATATTATAGCTGTAGATAGCCATCAGGATGATGATGAGAATCGGGAATACCGCCTTCAGGATGCCTTCCACCACCGCCCATCCCGTCAGGGCGATCACGCTATCCTCCGCATGTTCCGGAGCAATCATGCCTAGCGGCGAAGCAGCGAAGAGAGCGAGCAACACGGTAATTACGAGCGTCAGCAAGGCGCTTTTATGACCTGCCATCTTGAAGCCGAGCATCAGGATGAACAGCAACACGATGGGAATAATAGAAACTACAGATGCCATAAGCCATTCAGTTTTATAATGTTTTCGATTGCTAAATTTTATGTTTATGACTGCAAAAATAACATTTTTCTTTGAAAAAAGAAAGCATTTTTTGAAAAAAATCTCTTCTTAGATGTCCGATTTTTCAATTTCATACGTCTATAGAGTGTAAAGGTTATGAGAACAGAAGAATTCAACCATATCATCCTACCGATGCGCAGCAACTTGAAAGCGTATGCGCTAAGGTTGACTGAGAGTGACGACAATGCCGAAGACCTCGTGCAGGAAGTCATGCTCAGGCTGTGGGACATGCGCCAGAACATCCAGGCAGAAGACAACCTCAAGGCTCTAGCCATCACTATCATGCGCAACAAGTTTTATGACCAGTGCAGGCATGAGGAGCGGAACTTCACCACCGACAAGGTAATGGAAGTACCCATAGAAGACCGGCGGGCAGAGCAACGGGACGAGGTAAATCTCATCAAGCAGATAGTGGCACAGCTCCCGCCCTTGCAGCAGCAGATATTCCGCATGAAGGAGATAGAAGGCTATACTGCCGATGAAATCATGCAGATAACGGGATGTACTGCCGATAATCTCCGAAAGAATCTCTCCAGAGCCCGACTCAAAATCAGAGAGACTTATATGAACATCGTGAAACAGAACAAAATAAAGAAGGAGGAAAAGTTATGAATGATGAAATAAAAAGAATACAGGACTTGCTCGACAAGTATATGGATGGAGCCACTTCCAATGAAGAAGAGGCAACGCTCAGAAAATATTTCGAAGAGCATGCCAATGATATTCCGGAAGAATGGGAATCCTATCGCGCCCTCTTCAGCTATATCGGATTCGAACAGTTGAATCTTTCTCAAATTCTAAAAGAAGAAGAGAAGGAGATAGAAAAGGAGGATATTCTAGAAGATGAAGAAAAGAATATCCCAAAGAAAGAAGGAAAGAAAGAGGAAGCTTCTCGCAGCAGATGGCTCAAATATTTCGGCACTTCTGTGGCAGCCGCCGTTATCATCGCATTCCTGATTGTGGGCATCCAGAAGATAACCCAGCCTCAGCCTGAATGTTATGCGGTTATCGATGGAAAGGTTTATACCGACCAGGAGTTCGTTCATAACGAAGCCCTGGATGCCCTGGAAGATGTTTCGGCAGATTCCGAAGATCCATTCAGTGCCCTGGATATGATGAAACAATAAATTCATCTTTTAGATGAAACAATCAATCAAACTATAAAGTATAATATATATAATAAGGTATAGAATATGAAACGATGCAACTTGATAAAACGCTTCTTCATCGGACTGCTTCTTATCGTAGTAGCCTCGATTTCGGCTAATGCCCAGGAGGGGCTGTACGTAAAAAGTATATTCCAACGCTTCGGACACGCCAAGGGATGCAAGATGGTTACGATGCAGAATGCGCAACTCAAAGGTTACAGGCTCAAGATATACAAGAGCCTGGTATATAAGAACCATGCCACGGAAATAGCCCACTATCTGAAAGCCGACCGCAAGGCTGCGAAAAAAATCAGAGAGGTGGTGGAGAATGGCAAGATGGTGAGCGGCTATTACATGATGGCCCCCTTGAGCAATGGCAACAACCGCTTCATCCTCTTCAGTAACCCGAGTAAAAGCAAGGGAACCGTGATTTATATCGAAGGCGACCTGTCGCCCGAAGATATCATGAAACTCTGCTATTCCAGAAGATAGAAACAACATTTTCCTACAGGAATCTTCTCAATAAGAATAAGAAACAACATAAAATATAGTATTATGAATATCAAAAACGTAATGATGATGGCTGCCATGATGCCAGCCTTCGCCCTTGCTGAA of Segatella copri contains these proteins:
- a CDS encoding DUF4435 domain-containing protein, translating into MAKRLTDNINSQFFEAANRMTSKKARRKIVAYVESYDDVFFWRSVLGKFENEKRYFDIMLPTRNQHLDRGKKAAISSMLKGVGRDMIACVDADYDYLRQGSTESSQQMLENPYIFHTYAYAIENFQCYARGLHETCVMVTLNDRRIFDFERFLESYSRTIWPLFLWHMLFYVRHRKMSMHFDMAEFDKVIMLPSVRIQDPKWAIDYLGKKVRAKLFQLERRFKKFKDELDEMALYLNNLGVNESNTYLYIQGHHLFDLVVSPIVQSVCDALRNDRENEIRDRALHSEQARTEMACYENSLGKVKMMMKKNTFYQFSPEFQKIQADVEKYLER
- a CDS encoding AAA family ATPase, with protein sequence MQKYADYIKQIEIESLWSGTKHILWNLDRRVNILSGVNGVGKSTILNKVVKGLAAGGEFPSHMIKGVHLKVEPEEAKWIRYDVIRSVDRPLMNAEMINKIDLTLVTELDWQLFQLQRKYLDYQVNIGNRIIAVLQSGEPDAAFKAQKLSEPKKMFQDMVDNLFKDTGKTIIRTANEIRFNQIGEQLSPYQLSAGEKQILAILLTVLVEDNQSYVLFMDEPEISLHFEWQKQLIGLVLQLNPNIQIIMTTHSPAVVMDGWTDRVTDVNDITIS
- a CDS encoding DMT family transporter, producing MDNKRPLIAHLCLFCSGAFWGLMAPVGKDAMLHGIDGIDLVSFRVLGGALLFWLTSLFTKKEHVPVKDIFKFAAAGLFALVFNQCSYTIGLNMTSPSNSSIMTTSMPIFAMILSFLILKEPITWKKALGVLMGCAGAVIIITTSATAGNAKVGNIWGDLLCMSAQLSFALYLSLFKNLLSKYSLFTINKWMFLWATVLIWPFTISHVVSIDFAHVPMSTWWETGYVVLFGTYLGYICMMIGQKTLRPTVVSVYNYVQPLVSVTVSVIVGLAVFKGMQAIAAILVFSGVWLVVKSKSKHDIDKHDHSLAYEKRHA
- a CDS encoding RNA polymerase sigma factor, giving the protein MRTEEFNHIILPMRSNLKAYALRLTESDDNAEDLVQEVMLRLWDMRQNIQAEDNLKALAITIMRNKFYDQCRHEERNFTTDKVMEVPIEDRRAEQRDEVNLIKQIVAQLPPLQQQIFRMKEIEGYTADEIMQITGCTADNLRKNLSRARLKIRETYMNIVKQNKIKKEEKL
- a CDS encoding DUF6108 family protein, which translates into the protein MKRCNLIKRFFIGLLLIVVASISANAQEGLYVKSIFQRFGHAKGCKMVTMQNAQLKGYRLKIYKSLVYKNHATEIAHYLKADRKAAKKIREVVENGKMVSGYYMMAPLSNGNNRFILFSNPSKSKGTVIYIEGDLSPEDIMKLCYSRR